The following proteins are co-located in the Carassius auratus strain Wakin chromosome 7, ASM336829v1, whole genome shotgun sequence genome:
- the btbd10b gene encoding BTB/POZ domain-containing protein 10 isoform X1 — MNMHGASGGCDRSRDRRRSSDRSRDSSHERGEGQLTPCIRNVTSPTRQHNSDREGGSSRPSSPRPQRISPSSSSSGVASSRNSSLSSSEGTYKSMVPSEMVFVYENVKDGARSVRTSEKVTLIVDNTRFVVDPSIFTAQPNTMLGRLGADRSSVLTFTSIKKMFGSGREHNFTRPNEKGEYDVAEGISSTVFRAILDFYKSGIIRCPDGISIPELREACDYLCISFDYSTIKCRDLSALMHELSNDGARRQFEFYLEEMVLPLMVASAQSGERECHIVVLTDDDVVDWDEEYPPQMGEEYSQIIYSTKLYRFFKYIENRDVAKSVLKDRGLKKIRLGIEGYPTYKEKVKKRPGGRPEVIYNYVQRPFIRMSWEKEEGKSRHVDFQCVKSKSITNLAAAAADIPQDQLVVMNPGPQVDELDILPNRPPPGHHYSNNFNNEPDPDAPSPAV; from the exons ATGAACATGCATGGTGCCAGTGGAGGCTGTGACCGATCCAGAGATCGACGTCGCTCCAGCGATCGCTCTCGGGACTCCTCACACGAGCGTGGCGAAGGCCAGCTCACACCCTGTATTCGCAACGTGACCTCACCCACACGCCAACACAACAGCG ATCGAGAGGGCGGCTCCTCGCGGCCCAGCAGCCCCAGGCCTCAGAGGATCTctcccagcagcagcagcagtggggTGGCCAGCAGCCGCAACAGCAGCTTGTCCAGCTCGGAGGGCACATACAAGAGCATGGTTCCCAGTGAGATGGTCTTCGTCTACGAGAATGTCAAAGATGGAGCCCGCAGCGTCCGCACATCAGAGAAGGTCACGCTTATTGTGGACAACACTCGCTTCGTGGTGGACCCCTCGATCTTCACAGCACAGCCCAACACCATGCTGGGCAGGTTAGGAGCAGACCGATCGTCTGTCTTGACCTTCACATCAATTAAAAA aatgtTTGGCTCTGGACGGGAACACAATTTCACCCGGCCCAATGAGAAAGGAGAATATGATGTGGCAGAGGGCATCAGCTCCACTGTGTTTAGAGCCATTCTG GATTTCTATAAATCTGGGATAATCCGTTGTCCTGATGGAATCTCCATTCCCGAGCTGAGGGAAGCGTGCGACTATCTGTGCATCTCTTTTGACTACAGTACTATCAAGTGCCGAGACCTGA GTGCCCTGATGCATGAACTGTCCAATGACGGCGCTCGGCGGCAGTTTGAGTTTTATCTGGAGGAGATGGTGCTTCCTCTGATGGTGGCAAGCGCTCAGAGCGGAGAGAGGGAGTGTCACATAGTTGTGCTCACAGACGATGACGTGGTGGACTGGGACGAGGAGTACCCACCTCAGATGGGAGAGGAGTATTCACAAA ttATCTACAGTACAAAACTGTATCGTTTCTTCAAGTACATTGAAAACCGTGATGTAGCCAAATCAGTTTTAAAAGATAGAGGACTGAAGAAAATCCGACTTGGTATCGAAG GTTATCCAACATACAAAGAGAAAGTGAAAAAGCGCCCCGGCGGCCGACCTGAAGTCATTTACAACTACGTGCAGAGACCCTTCATCCGCATGTCCTGGGAGAAGGAGGAAGGCAAGAGTAGACACGTGGACTTCCAGTGCGTGAAGAGCAAGTCCATCACGAACCTGGCAGCGGCCGCGGCAGACATTCCCCAGGACCAGCTTGTGGTGATGAACCCTGGACCACAAGTAGATGAACTGGACATTCTTCCCAACCGACCTCCTCCCGGCCACCACTACAGCAACAACTTCAACAACGAGCCTGACCCCGACGCCCCCTCGCCTGCCGTCTGA
- the btbd10b gene encoding BTB/POZ domain-containing protein 10 isoform X2, whose protein sequence is MNMHGASGGCDRSRDRRRSSDRSRDSSHERGEGQLTPCIRNVTSPTRQHNSDREGGSSRPSSPRPQRISPSSSSSGVASSRNSSLSSSEGTYKSMVPSEMVFVYENVKDGARSVRTSEKVTLIVDNTRFVVDPSIFTAQPNTMLGRMFGSGREHNFTRPNEKGEYDVAEGISSTVFRAILDFYKSGIIRCPDGISIPELREACDYLCISFDYSTIKCRDLSALMHELSNDGARRQFEFYLEEMVLPLMVASAQSGERECHIVVLTDDDVVDWDEEYPPQMGEEYSQIIYSTKLYRFFKYIENRDVAKSVLKDRGLKKIRLGIEGYPTYKEKVKKRPGGRPEVIYNYVQRPFIRMSWEKEEGKSRHVDFQCVKSKSITNLAAAAADIPQDQLVVMNPGPQVDELDILPNRPPPGHHYSNNFNNEPDPDAPSPAV, encoded by the exons ATGAACATGCATGGTGCCAGTGGAGGCTGTGACCGATCCAGAGATCGACGTCGCTCCAGCGATCGCTCTCGGGACTCCTCACACGAGCGTGGCGAAGGCCAGCTCACACCCTGTATTCGCAACGTGACCTCACCCACACGCCAACACAACAGCG ATCGAGAGGGCGGCTCCTCGCGGCCCAGCAGCCCCAGGCCTCAGAGGATCTctcccagcagcagcagcagtggggTGGCCAGCAGCCGCAACAGCAGCTTGTCCAGCTCGGAGGGCACATACAAGAGCATGGTTCCCAGTGAGATGGTCTTCGTCTACGAGAATGTCAAAGATGGAGCCCGCAGCGTCCGCACATCAGAGAAGGTCACGCTTATTGTGGACAACACTCGCTTCGTGGTGGACCCCTCGATCTTCACAGCACAGCCCAACACCATGCTGGGCAG aatgtTTGGCTCTGGACGGGAACACAATTTCACCCGGCCCAATGAGAAAGGAGAATATGATGTGGCAGAGGGCATCAGCTCCACTGTGTTTAGAGCCATTCTG GATTTCTATAAATCTGGGATAATCCGTTGTCCTGATGGAATCTCCATTCCCGAGCTGAGGGAAGCGTGCGACTATCTGTGCATCTCTTTTGACTACAGTACTATCAAGTGCCGAGACCTGA GTGCCCTGATGCATGAACTGTCCAATGACGGCGCTCGGCGGCAGTTTGAGTTTTATCTGGAGGAGATGGTGCTTCCTCTGATGGTGGCAAGCGCTCAGAGCGGAGAGAGGGAGTGTCACATAGTTGTGCTCACAGACGATGACGTGGTGGACTGGGACGAGGAGTACCCACCTCAGATGGGAGAGGAGTATTCACAAA ttATCTACAGTACAAAACTGTATCGTTTCTTCAAGTACATTGAAAACCGTGATGTAGCCAAATCAGTTTTAAAAGATAGAGGACTGAAGAAAATCCGACTTGGTATCGAAG GTTATCCAACATACAAAGAGAAAGTGAAAAAGCGCCCCGGCGGCCGACCTGAAGTCATTTACAACTACGTGCAGAGACCCTTCATCCGCATGTCCTGGGAGAAGGAGGAAGGCAAGAGTAGACACGTGGACTTCCAGTGCGTGAAGAGCAAGTCCATCACGAACCTGGCAGCGGCCGCGGCAGACATTCCCCAGGACCAGCTTGTGGTGATGAACCCTGGACCACAAGTAGATGAACTGGACATTCTTCCCAACCGACCTCCTCCCGGCCACCACTACAGCAACAACTTCAACAACGAGCCTGACCCCGACGCCCCCTCGCCTGCCGTCTGA
- the bmal1b gene encoding basic helix-loop-helix ARNT like 1b isoform X3, giving the protein MADQRMDISSTMNEFLSPSSTDLISSSMSAPGMDYTRKRKGSVADYQIDGFSFESEASWMRFLIQSSQLTQSTESEWDSMDIDTDKQLGRADQQIKNSREAHSQIEKRRRDKLNGFIDELASLLPTCNAMSRKLDKHTVLRMAVQHMKTLRGAANPYTEANYKPAFLSDDELKHLILRAADGFLFVVGCDRGKILFVSESVYKILNYSQNDLIGQSLFDYLHPKDIAKVKEQLSSSDTAPRERLIDAKTGLPVRTDIAPCPSRLCSGARRSFFCRMKCNRPLVKMEDNDYSSTCSKKKADRKSFCTIHSTGYLKSWPPTKMGLDEDNEPDNEGCNLSCLVAIGRLHPHIVPQPMNGQIRVKPTEYVSRHAIDGKFVFVDQRATAILAYLPQELLGTSFYEYFHQDDIGHLAECHRQVLQMREKINTNCYKFKIKDGSVITLRSRWFSFMNPWTKEVEYIVSTNTVVSGSSLDGAEPGYPQLTASPHSMDSVLTAGDGSGKTVPGIPGGTRPGAGKIGRMIAEEVMEIQRMRGSSPSSFGSSPLSISNSTPPPDTSSPAGRKISNGGSLDIPSAGMVSGQDSIGYPYSNSSILSDQSHICIGDIMDEPGSSSDEAAMAIVMSLLEADAGLGGPVDFSDLPWPL; this is encoded by the exons AATTGATGGATTTTCTTTTGA ATCTGAGGCTTCATGGATGAGATTCCTCATCCAAAGCTCACAGCTCACACAGTCCACTGAGAGTGAATG GGACAGTATGGACATAGACACGGACAAACAACTTGGAAG GGCCGATCAGCAGATTAAGAATTCAAG GGAAGCTCACAGTCAGATTGAGAAGAGACGCAGAGACAAGTTGAATGGATTTATTGATGAGTTGGCTTCATTATTGCCTACCTGCAATGCCATGTCACGCAAGCTGGACAAACACACGGTGCTGCGCATGGCGGTCCAGCACATGAAAACACTTCGAG GTGCTGCAAACCCTTACACTGAAGCTAACTACAAGCCAGCATTTTTATCAGATGATGAGCTGAAGCATTTAATATTAAGG GCTGCTGATGGATTTCTGTTCGTGGTGGGCTGTGATCGGGGAAAGATCCTTTTTGTGTCAGAGTCTGTCTACAAAATTTTAAATTACAGTCAG AATGACCTGATTGGTCAGAGTTTGTTTGATTATTTGCATCCTAAAGACATTGCAAAAGTCAAAGAGCAGCTCTCGTCATCTGACACAGCCCCACGCGAAAGACTCATCGATGCTAAAA CTGGGCTGCCAGTCAGGACAGACATCGCCCCTTGTCCCTCCAGACTGTGCTCGGGAGCCCGCCGCTCCTTCTTCTGCAGAATGAAGTGCAACAGGCCCCTTGTCAAAATGGAGGACAACGATTATTCCTCAACTTGCTCCAAAAAGAAAG CCGATCGCAAGAGCTTCTGCACCATCCACAGCACGGGCTATCTGAAGAGCTGGCCGCCCACAAAGATGGGCTTGGATGAAGACAATGAGCCTGATAATGAAGGCTGTAATCTCAGCTGCTTAGTGGCCATTGGCCGATTACATCCTCATATTGTTCCACAACCCATGAACGGACAAATCCGGGTGAAGCCCACAGAGTATGTCTCGCGCCATGCCATTGATGGGAAGTTTGTCTTTGTGGACCAAAG ggccaCAGCCATTCTTGCTTATCTACCTCAAGAGCTGCTGGGCACGTCATTCTATGAGTATTTCCATCAGGATGACATCGGACATCTTGCTGAATGCCACAGACAAG TGCTGCAGATGAGAGAGAAGATCAACACCAACTGTTACAAGTTCAAGATTAAAGATGGCTCTGTTATAACTTTAAGAAGTCGCTGGTTCAGTTTCATGAACCCTTGGACCAAAGAAGTAGAATACATTGTTTCAACTAATACAGTTGTCTC AGGCAGTTCTCTTGATGGAGCAGAGCCTGGTTATCCTCAGCTCACTGCCTCCCCTCATAGCATGGACAGTGTCCTTACAGCTGGTGACG GCTCAGGGAAAACTGTCCCTGGAATCCCTGGAGGCACAAGACCCGGGGCAGGAAAGATCGGCCGCATGATCGCTGAGGAAGTGATGGAGATACAAAG GATGAGAGGCTCATCTCCCTCTAGTTTTGGCTCAAGTCCCCTCAGCATCTCCAACAGCACACCCCCTCCTGACACATCCTCACCGGCGGGCAGGAAG ATTTCAAATGGTGGAAGTCTAGACATTCCTTCAGCAGGGATGGTGTCGGGTCAGGACAGCATAGGATATCCTTACTCTAACAGCTCGATTTTAA GTGATCAATCACACATCTGCATTGGTGACATCATGGACGAGCCGGGCTCCAGCAGCGATGAGGCTGCCATGGCCATCGTCATGAGTCTGCTGGAGGCGGACGCAGGTCTGGGAGGTCCCGTGGACTTCAGTGACCTGCCCTGGCCGCTGTGA